TGTCCAAACTGAAAGATGAGCTGCTCAAAAAACATGAAACACGATGATCAAACCTTTCATACATTTATTCATCCATATTGGGCGATACTTAATACTTATGGGCCGCGTATTTGCCCCTCCGGAAAAGAAAAAAATGTATTACCGCCAAACAATCAAGGAAATTGAATTTCTGGGGCTCAACTCCATGGGCATTGTAGCCATCATCTCCATTTTCATCGGAGCGGTAATCACCATACAAACCTCCTACAACACTGAAAGTCCGCTATATCCCAGTTACCTGATCGGGCTTGCGGTAAGAGATATTCTGCTGTTGGAGTTCTCATCTACCATCGTAGCCCTGATACTAGCCGGGAAGATCGGATCCAACATAGCCTCAGAGCTAGGGTCGATGAGGATAACCGAACAGATTGATGCTCTGGAGATCATGGGGGTCAATTCCGCCAGCTACCTTATCATGCCCAAAATATTAGCTGCCGTGTTCTTCCTTCCTTTTTTAACCATTATGAGTATTTTCATTGGCCTGATCGGAGGCTGGCTGGGAGGTATCGCTACCGGCGTGGTAAGCCCACAGGACTATCTCTATGGCATTCAGTATGCCTTTATTCCCTATTATGTAACCTATACACTCATTAAAGCAGCCATCTTTGGTTTTATCATAACCTCCATAGCAGCCTACCGGGGTTATTATGCTTACGGTGGAGCCCTGCAGGTGGGCAAATCCAGCACCCGTGCAGTGGTGGAAAGCAGCATCTTCATTCTGATTACCAATTATGTTTTAACCCAATTATTGCTGACATGATACAGGTAGAAAACCTATATAAGTCGTTTGGGCATACAGAAGTTCTAAGAAACATCTCTGTGTTCTTTGAGGAAAAGAAGACGAATCTGATCATCGGACAGAGCGGATCGGGGAAAACGGTGCTTCTGAAATGCATCATCGGTTTGCTCTCTATCGATCAGGGTAAAATACTTTATGATGATATTGTTTTCAACAAACTAAATTTTAAAAAGAAAAAAGAGATCAGGAAAAACATTGGTATGGTCTTTCAGGGTGGTGCATTGTTCGATTCCGAAACCGTTGAGCAAAACGTAAAATTTCCTTTGGATATGTTTACGGATATGACAGAAGAAGAGAAAATTCACCGGGTAAACGAATGCCTGGAACGGGTCAATATCGTCAATGCCAACCAGCTTTATCCTGCGGAAATCAGCGGGGGAATGCAGAAGCGCGTAGCCATTGCCAGGGCCGTTGTACTGAATCCCAAATACCTGTTTTTTGATGAACCCATTTCGGGCCTTGACCCCAAATCAGCCATCCGCATCGACAGGTTGATAAGAGAACTGACCAGGGATTTTGAGACAACCACCATCATCAATACCCATGATATGAACTCCGTGATGGAAATTGGCGATAAAGTGATCTTTCTTCATGAGGGACAAAAATGGTGGGAAGGCAGCAGGCACGACATACTCGACGCGGATAATCAAGAGCTGAACGATTTCGTATTTGCCACCAACCTGGCCAAAACGGTAAGGGATCTGAGGAAATCCGGGCAATCATCCTAATTCATATATGCGGTTCAGCTTGTCAGCATTCTTTATCCGAATGTGCTTCCCTTCAATATCAATAAGCCCGTCTTTTCTGAATTCTGAAAGGATACGGATCACATTTTCAGTGCTCATATCAATCAGTTGAGCAATCTCTTTCCGGCTTATGGGCAGTTCAAAATCCGCTTTTCCGTATATGTGACTGGAAAAAAACATCAGTATATAGGCTATACGTCCCCTTAGTTGTCTGGTATTGATATTCAGGCGGGTTTTGATCACATCATCGCTTACCTTGCTGAGCTTTTCCATGAACTCCAAAGCGAAATCACCGTTTTGTCTGACCAGCTTTTTTATAATATCCAGATCCACAAAACAAACCACAGAACTTTCAATGGCCGTGATGGTATAAATATGATGTTCGTTGGAAAAAATATTTAACAAACTGATGAAATCAAGGGGTTTGCCAATACTAATGATGTGCTCCTTTTCATTCTTTCCCGTGGAGAAAAGCTTCACAAGGCCGGTACGTAAATATAAGAAATGCTCAATCTTCTGTCCCTCATAACAAATGGCCTCCCCCTTATAAAAATATATCTCCTGTTTGTTATCCTCAATCATTTGCAGCTCATCAGAGGTCAGTCTGTTAAATGCCCATGTCCGGTATACACACTGCGAACAAAGACTTTTATCCAAAATTTTGCTCATCTTCAACTTCCCTTATGATATATATCACTTATGACATTTATTAGTTAAATCAACACATCTAAATATCTGAATAATTTTAATTTTGTATTTGTTAAAACAATAACAATTATAACATTGTTAACCCATAAATATAAAACAAAATTTATTGGATATGAAAAAGATAGTTATTTTAGGAGCCGGTACGGGAGGCACCATCATGGCCAACAAGCTGAGAAAGGCTCTTGACAGGAACGAATGGGACATCACCGTTGTGGATAAGGACAAGACCCACTATTACCAGCCCGGATTCCTGTTCATTCCGTTTGGCATCTACGAAAGGAATGACGTGATCAAACCCAAAACCGACTTTCTGCCGCCGGGTGTCAACGTCATATATCAGCCCATCGACAAAATTGAACCGAAAGAAAACAAGGTGTTGCTGGAAGGCGGAAAAGTACTGAACTACGATTACCTGATCGTAGCCACCGGAACCGACATCAATCCGGATGAAACGCCGGGTTTGAAAGACAAACTGTGGCGAAAGGAGATCTTCGATTTCTACACACTGGATGGCGCCGTTGCATTGCGTCAGTTTTTCAGGGACTGGGAAGGCGGAAAGCTGGTGATCAATATTGCCGAACAACCTTTCAAGTGTCCGGTAGCTCCACTGGAATTCTCTTTCCTTGCCGATGCCTATTTTACCGAGATCGGCATTCGCGATAAGGTGGACATCAGTTTTGTCACCCCGTTACCGGGAGCT
This DNA window, taken from Bacteroidales bacterium, encodes the following:
- a CDS encoding ABC transporter permease codes for the protein MIKPFIHLFIHIGRYLILMGRVFAPPEKKKMYYRQTIKEIEFLGLNSMGIVAIISIFIGAVITIQTSYNTESPLYPSYLIGLAVRDILLLEFSSTIVALILAGKIGSNIASELGSMRITEQIDALEIMGVNSASYLIMPKILAAVFFLPFLTIMSIFIGLIGGWLGGIATGVVSPQDYLYGIQYAFIPYYVTYTLIKAAIFGFIITSIAAYRGYYAYGGALQVGKSSTRAVVESSIFILITNYVLTQLLLT
- a CDS encoding ATP-binding cassette domain-containing protein, which codes for MIQVENLYKSFGHTEVLRNISVFFEEKKTNLIIGQSGSGKTVLLKCIIGLLSIDQGKILYDDIVFNKLNFKKKKEIRKNIGMVFQGGALFDSETVEQNVKFPLDMFTDMTEEEKIHRVNECLERVNIVNANQLYPAEISGGMQKRVAIARAVVLNPKYLFFDEPISGLDPKSAIRIDRLIRELTRDFETTTIINTHDMNSVMEIGDKVIFLHEGQKWWEGSRHDILDADNQELNDFVFATNLAKTVRDLRKSGQSS
- a CDS encoding Crp/Fnr family transcriptional regulator, whose protein sequence is MSKILDKSLCSQCVYRTWAFNRLTSDELQMIEDNKQEIYFYKGEAICYEGQKIEHFLYLRTGLVKLFSTGKNEKEHIISIGKPLDFISLLNIFSNEHHIYTITAIESSVVCFVDLDIIKKLVRQNGDFALEFMEKLSKVSDDVIKTRLNINTRQLRGRIAYILMFFSSHIYGKADFELPISRKEIAQLIDMSTENVIRILSEFRKDGLIDIEGKHIRIKNADKLNRIYELG